The DNA window CCATTCAACCATATCTGGGTCGAAGACATCAATGTCTGTGTCAACCACAACCGCGTGCTTGAGGCTTGGATGGGCACTGAAGGTAGCGGCGAGGGCGTTTTTGGCGTCTCCGTCTACTTGTTTGTCAATTGAGACTATGGCGTGCAGCCAACCGCAGCCGCCGTTTGTCAGGTTCACGGCTTTGACTGTCGGGACGACTTTTGACACGGCTTCCCAAATCATGGTTTCATGTGGCAAGCCCATGAGTAGTTTATGTTCTGAGCCTGAAGGCAACAGCGCTTGGTACATGTAGTCTCTTCGATGCATCATGCTGACAAGTTCCACTACGGGCTGCTTGCGTTGTACGTCGTAGGTGCCAGTGATGTCGACAAGCGGACCTTCAGTGACTTCTTTGTCGGTTAAAATTCTGCCTTCCAACACCAGCTCAGCTTCAGAGGGCGCGTAGGCCCTAACGTGTTCGCATTTGACTAGATTCATTTTGTTGTTGAGGAACGTGTTTGCCACGCCGAATTCGCTGACTCCGAAGGGCACTGGTGAAGCTGCGGCCAACATGACCGCTGGATGCGTGCCTATCGTGATGGCGACATCGAGGTTTTCTTTCTTTTCTTTGGCGGTTTTCCACATGTTGTACAAATGCCGTGGCACCAAGCGAATTGCCAAGTGATTGTCGTCTAAGACTTGGAGGCGATGAATGGATACGTTTTCGATTTTTCCATCGGAGCTACGAGCTGAAATCACAGAAGATGTGATGTAAGCGCCTGCGTCGCGCTCAAAATGAGTAAGAATGGGAAGTTTGGACAACCGCGCTTTCTCGACCACTTCGTTTACGGGTCCGCCTCGTACAATCTTGGGTGGCTGTGGCTCGCGCCAAGCTTTGGTT is part of the Candidatus Bathyarchaeia archaeon genome and encodes:
- a CDS encoding UbiD family decarboxylase, translated to MSLRSFLAEMQKKNQLTQVDREVSPRFEVSAFMKEFDNGPILYFDNVKGSRTKIVAGVCGTRQRLCWALGLSLEALHQRITKAWREPQPPKIVRGGPVNEVVEKARLSKLPILTHFERDAGAYITSSVISARSSDGKIENVSIHRLQVLDDNHLAIRLVPRHLYNMWKTAKEKKENLDVAITIGTHPAVMLAAASPVPFGVSEFGVANTFLNNKMNLVKCEHVRAYAPSEAELVLEGRILTDKEVTEGPLVDITGTYDVQRKQPVVELVSMMHRRDYMYQALLPSGSEHKLLMGLPHETMIWEAVSKVVPTVKAVNLTNGGCGWLHAIVSIDKQVDGDAKNALAATFSAHPSLKHAVVVDTDIDVFDPDMVEWAIATRFQANEDLLLIPHARGSTLDPSADQETGLTTKVGVDATRPLNKPREKFELAKIPAGKSITETISELKKALKKQ